One genomic window of Streptomyces sp. NBC_01498 includes the following:
- the hydA gene encoding dihydropyrimidinase, translating into MSTRTLVRGGLVITAADEVHADVLTEDGRIVALAANGSDVAAGWTADRVIDATGKYVVPGGVDGHTHMEMPFGGTYAADTFETGTRAAAWGGTTTIVDFAIQSPGQSLREGLDAWFAKADGKCAVDYGFHMILADVNEDSLKEMDLLVQEGVTSFKLFMAYPGVFYSDDGKILRAMQRASHNGGLIMMHAENGIAIDVLVEQALAAGRTDPRYHGEVRKALLEAEATHRAIQLARVADAPLYVVHVSAEEAVAELAQARDLGLPVFGETCPQYLFLSADNLAEPDFEGAKYVCSTPLRPREHQAALWRGLRTNDLQVVSTDHCPFCFTGQKEMGRGDFSKIPNGLPGVEHRMDLLHQAVVEGRISRRRWIEIACATPARMFGLYPKKGTIAPGADADIVIYDPHAEQTLSAETHHMDVDYSVYEGKRITGQVETVLSRGEVIIDGRKYTGRPGHGSYTPRATCQYLT; encoded by the coding sequence ATGAGTACACGCACGCTCGTCCGGGGCGGTCTGGTCATCACCGCCGCCGACGAGGTCCACGCCGACGTGCTGACGGAGGACGGCCGGATCGTCGCACTGGCCGCCAACGGCAGCGACGTCGCCGCGGGTTGGACCGCCGACCGGGTCATCGACGCCACCGGGAAGTACGTCGTGCCGGGCGGGGTCGACGGTCATACGCACATGGAGATGCCCTTCGGCGGGACATACGCCGCCGACACTTTCGAGACCGGCACCCGCGCCGCCGCCTGGGGCGGCACCACCACCATCGTCGACTTCGCCATCCAGTCGCCCGGCCAGTCGCTGCGCGAAGGGCTCGACGCCTGGTTCGCGAAGGCCGACGGCAAGTGCGCGGTGGACTACGGCTTCCACATGATCCTCGCCGACGTCAACGAGGACTCCCTGAAGGAGATGGACCTCCTCGTCCAGGAAGGCGTCACGTCCTTCAAGCTGTTCATGGCCTACCCCGGTGTGTTCTACAGCGACGACGGCAAGATCCTGCGGGCCATGCAACGGGCCTCCCACAACGGGGGGTTGATCATGATGCACGCCGAGAACGGCATCGCCATCGACGTCCTGGTGGAACAGGCCCTGGCCGCCGGGCGCACCGATCCCCGCTACCACGGGGAGGTCCGCAAGGCCCTGCTGGAGGCCGAGGCGACGCACCGCGCGATCCAGCTGGCCCGCGTCGCGGACGCGCCCCTGTACGTGGTGCACGTCTCCGCCGAGGAGGCCGTCGCCGAACTCGCCCAGGCCCGCGACCTGGGGCTGCCGGTCTTCGGCGAGACCTGCCCGCAGTACCTCTTCCTGTCCGCCGACAACCTCGCCGAGCCGGACTTCGAGGGCGCCAAGTACGTCTGCTCCACACCGCTGCGGCCCCGCGAGCACCAGGCCGCCCTCTGGCGCGGACTGCGCACCAACGACCTCCAGGTGGTCTCCACCGACCACTGCCCGTTCTGCTTCACCGGGCAGAAGGAGATGGGCCGGGGCGACTTCTCCAAGATCCCCAACGGGCTGCCGGGCGTCGAGCACCGTATGGACCTGCTCCACCAGGCCGTCGTGGAGGGCCGCATCAGCCGGCGCCGCTGGATCGAGATCGCCTGCGCCACCCCGGCCCGGATGTTCGGCCTCTACCCCAAGAAGGGCACCATCGCGCCGGGCGCCGACGCCGACATCGTCATCTACGACCCGCACGCGGAGCAGACCCTGTCCGCCGAGACGCACCACATGGACGTCGACTACTCGGTGTACGAGGGGAAGCGGATCACCGGACAGGTGGAGACCGTGCTCTCGCGCGGCGAGGTGATCATCGACGGCCGGAAGTACACCGGGCGCCCGGGACACGGCAGTTACACCCCGCGCGCCACCTGTCAGTACCTCACCTGA
- a CDS encoding helix-turn-helix transcriptional regulator, which yields MKADAVRGHLDGLLLAVLEPGPLHGYAIIAAVQQRSEGVLQLRTGTIYPALNRLERLGLLGSSWESVGERRRRCYRLTDAGRGSLASERTAWHEFTTAIGSVLNPAAAPAPRPAT from the coding sequence ATGAAGGCAGACGCGGTGCGCGGGCACCTGGACGGACTGTTGCTGGCCGTGCTCGAACCCGGCCCGCTGCACGGCTACGCGATCATCGCGGCGGTCCAGCAGCGGAGCGAGGGCGTGCTCCAGCTCCGCACGGGCACGATCTATCCGGCCCTGAACCGGCTTGAGCGGCTCGGACTGCTCGGCAGCAGCTGGGAGTCGGTCGGCGAGCGCCGGCGGCGCTGCTACCGGCTGACCGACGCGGGACGCGGCAGCCTGGCGAGCGAGCGGACCGCGTGGCACGAGTTCACGACGGCGATCGGCTCGGTCCTGAACCCCGCCGCCGCCCCGGCGCCCCGGCCCGCCACATGA
- a CDS encoding nitrilase-related carbon-nitrogen hydrolase, giving the protein MARVVRAALVQATWTGDTESMIAKHEEHAREAARQGAQVIGFQEVFNAPYFCQVQEPEHYRWAEAVPDGPTVSRMRDLARETGMVVVVPVFEVEQSGFYYNTAAVIDADGSYLGKYRKHHIPQVKGFWEKYYFKPGNAGWPVFDTAVGKIGVYICYDRHFPEGWRQLGLNGAELVYNPSATSRGLSSYLWQLEQPAAAVANEYFIAAINRVGQEEYGDNDFYGTSYFVDPRGQLVGEAASDKAEELVVRDLDFGVIEEVRQQWAFYRDRRPDAYEGLTQP; this is encoded by the coding sequence GTGGCCAGAGTCGTACGCGCCGCACTCGTCCAGGCGACCTGGACCGGCGACACCGAATCCATGATCGCCAAGCATGAGGAGCACGCCCGCGAGGCGGCCCGGCAGGGCGCCCAGGTGATCGGCTTCCAGGAGGTGTTCAACGCCCCCTACTTCTGCCAGGTGCAGGAGCCCGAGCACTACCGGTGGGCCGAGGCGGTCCCCGACGGCCCGACCGTGAGCCGGATGCGGGACCTCGCGCGCGAGACCGGCATGGTCGTCGTCGTCCCGGTCTTCGAGGTCGAGCAGTCCGGGTTCTACTACAACACCGCCGCCGTGATCGACGCCGACGGCTCGTACCTCGGCAAGTACCGCAAGCACCACATCCCGCAGGTCAAGGGCTTCTGGGAGAAGTACTACTTCAAACCGGGCAACGCGGGCTGGCCCGTCTTCGACACCGCCGTCGGCAAGATCGGCGTCTACATCTGCTACGACCGGCACTTCCCGGAGGGCTGGCGCCAACTCGGCCTGAACGGCGCCGAACTGGTCTACAACCCGTCGGCCACCTCCCGCGGACTCTCCAGCTATCTGTGGCAGCTGGAACAGCCCGCCGCCGCCGTCGCCAACGAGTACTTCATCGCCGCGATCAACCGGGTCGGCCAGGAGGAGTACGGCGACAACGACTTCTACGGCACGTCGTACTTCGTCGACCCGCGCGGTCAGCTCGTCGGCGAGGCCGCGAGCGACAAGGCGGAGGAACTGGTCGTCAGGGACCTGGACTTCGGGGTCATCGAAGAGGTGCGCCAGCAGTGGGCGTTCTACCGGGACCGCCGCCCCGACGCGTACGAGGGGCTGACGCAGCCGTGA
- a CDS encoding TIGR03842 family LLM class F420-dependent oxidoreductase — MDFGLVLQTDPPASAVVGLMRRAERNGFRYGWTFDSAVLWQEPFVIYSRILEHTTELIVGPMVTNPGTRTWEVTASTFATLNEMYGNRTVCGIGRGDSAMRVAGRAPNTLARLGEAIDVIRELAEGREALVDGKPIRLPWVRDGKLPVWMAAYGPKALAMAGAKADGFILQLADPYLTETMVKAVRTAASDAGRDPDSVTICVAAPAYVGDDLAHARDQCRWFGGMVGNHVADLVSRYGEHSGLVPEALTSYIKQREGYDYSHHGRAGNPSTDFVPDEIVDRFCLLGPAEAHIEKLRTLKELGVDQFAVYNMHDAKESTIDTYGSEIIPALNS, encoded by the coding sequence ATGGATTTCGGACTTGTCCTCCAGACCGACCCGCCCGCGTCGGCGGTCGTCGGCCTGATGCGGCGCGCCGAGCGCAACGGCTTCCGTTACGGGTGGACCTTCGACTCCGCCGTGCTCTGGCAGGAGCCGTTTGTCATCTACAGCCGCATCCTCGAACACACCACCGAGCTGATCGTCGGCCCGATGGTCACCAACCCCGGCACCCGCACCTGGGAGGTGACCGCGTCCACCTTCGCCACGCTCAACGAGATGTACGGCAACCGCACCGTCTGCGGCATCGGCCGGGGCGACTCCGCGATGCGCGTCGCCGGCCGGGCGCCCAACACCCTCGCCCGGCTCGGTGAGGCGATCGACGTCATCCGTGAACTCGCCGAAGGGCGCGAGGCGTTGGTGGACGGCAAGCCGATCCGGCTGCCGTGGGTGCGGGACGGGAAACTGCCGGTGTGGATGGCGGCGTACGGGCCGAAGGCCCTGGCCATGGCCGGTGCGAAGGCGGACGGTTTCATCCTCCAGCTCGCCGACCCGTATCTCACCGAGACGATGGTGAAGGCGGTCCGCACGGCCGCGTCGGACGCCGGGCGCGACCCGGACTCCGTCACGATCTGCGTCGCGGCCCCCGCGTACGTCGGCGACGACCTCGCGCACGCCCGCGACCAGTGCCGGTGGTTCGGCGGGATGGTCGGCAACCACGTCGCCGACCTGGTCAGCCGCTACGGCGAACACTCCGGCCTGGTGCCCGAGGCCCTCACCTCGTACATCAAACAGCGCGAGGGCTACGACTACAGCCACCACGGCCGCGCCGGGAACCCGTCCACGGACTTCGTGCCGGACGAGATCGTGGACCGCTTCTGCCTCCTGGGCCCGGCGGAGGCGCACATCGAGAAGCTGCGGACGCTGAAGGAACTGGGCGTCGACCAGTTCGCGGTCTACAACATGCACGACGCGAAGGAGTCGACGATCGACACGTACGGCTCCGAGATCATCCCGGCGCTCAACTCGTAG
- a CDS encoding PPOX class F420-dependent oxidoreductase — MTLDALGRSRYVSLTTYRKDGTGVDTPVWHAVDDGALYIWTRSDSWKVKRLRADNRVVVTACDVRGRIAPGAATAEGTARLLEGDEVRRINKLLARKYTWQFWLVEKPAALVRRGKAVHTGIVVTF, encoded by the coding sequence GTGACCCTCGACGCGCTCGGCCGCAGCCGCTATGTCAGCCTCACCACCTACCGCAAGGACGGCACCGGGGTGGACACCCCGGTGTGGCACGCCGTGGACGACGGCGCGCTGTACATCTGGACCCGCAGCGACTCGTGGAAGGTCAAACGCCTCCGCGCCGACAACCGGGTCGTCGTGACCGCCTGCGACGTACGCGGCCGGATCGCGCCCGGCGCGGCGACCGCCGAGGGGACGGCCCGCCTCCTGGAGGGCGACGAGGTCCGCCGGATCAACAAGCTGCTGGCCCGCAAGTACACCTGGCAGTTCTGGCTGGTCGAGAAGCCCGCCGCCCTCGTACGGCGCGGAAAAGCCGTGCACACCGGGATCGTGGTGACGTTCTGA
- a CDS encoding permease prefix domain 1-containing protein produces MTGTHTDARAGSDPVVAYAATLAAALHGPARAKSRMVREIRDGLTDTVEAHTREGVPYERAVRLAVREFGSPDELVPSCQRELTLAQTRRTALSVTLTVPFLIVCWQLIGASGPGWQLQRTGQLFAVQLAAVAAVAALFAAAALAATGVLARRLPTPERLPLAVAWAGTTAGVAMVVATLALAVVSPPAVNWPLLTLAALVTAAAHGAVASSARACRRCARLPVA; encoded by the coding sequence ATGACCGGCACACACACGGACGCGCGGGCCGGCTCCGACCCCGTCGTCGCGTACGCCGCGACCCTGGCCGCCGCCCTCCACGGCCCGGCCCGCGCCAAGTCCCGGATGGTGCGGGAGATACGGGACGGCCTCACCGACACCGTCGAGGCGCACACCCGCGAGGGTGTGCCGTACGAACGGGCCGTACGCCTCGCCGTAAGGGAGTTCGGCAGTCCGGACGAGCTGGTCCCCAGCTGTCAGCGGGAGTTGACCCTCGCGCAGACCCGCCGGACGGCCCTGTCCGTCACCCTCACCGTCCCGTTCCTGATCGTCTGCTGGCAGCTGATCGGGGCATCGGGTCCGGGCTGGCAACTCCAGCGGACGGGGCAGCTGTTCGCCGTCCAACTGGCGGCCGTCGCAGCCGTCGCGGCCCTGTTCGCCGCGGCGGCCCTCGCCGCCACCGGCGTGCTCGCCCGGAGGCTGCCCACGCCGGAACGGCTGCCCCTCGCCGTCGCCTGGGCGGGCACGACGGCGGGCGTGGCCATGGTCGTGGCCACACTCGCCCTCGCCGTGGTGTCACCACCGGCCGTGAACTGGCCGCTGCTCACCCTCGCGGCCCTGGTCACCGCCGCCGCGCACGGCGCGGTGGCCTCCTCCGCCCGAGCCTGCCGCCGCTGCGCCCGGCTTCCCGTCGCCTGA
- a CDS encoding aspartate aminotransferase family protein, protein MPATDLHDRHRAVLPDWLALYYRRPIELTHGEGRHVWDADGNRYLDFFGGILTTMTAHALPEVTKAVAEQAGRIIHSSTLYLNRPMVEFAERVAHLSGIPDARVFVTTSGTEANDTALLLATAYRRSNQILAMRNSYHGRSFSAVSITGNSGWSPTSLSPLQTLYVHGGVRSRGPYAHLSDGEFVAACVADLEDLLGHTRTPAALIAEPVQGVGGFTSPPDGLYAAFREVLDRHGILWISDEVQTGWGRTGDHFWGWQAHAENGPPDILTFAKGIGNGMSIGGVVARAEIMNCLDTNSISTFGGSPVTMAAGVANLAYLLEHDLQGNARRVGGLLIERLRAVGAAVPAVREVRGRGLMIGVELVRPGTDEASPEAAAAVTEAAREGGLLIGKGGGHDSSVLRIAPPLSLTVAEAEEGAAILERALRTL, encoded by the coding sequence CTGCCCGCCACCGACCTGCACGACCGGCACCGCGCCGTCCTGCCCGACTGGCTGGCCCTCTACTACCGCCGCCCCATCGAACTCACCCACGGCGAGGGCCGCCACGTCTGGGACGCCGACGGCAACCGCTACCTCGACTTCTTCGGCGGCATCCTCACCACCATGACCGCCCACGCCCTCCCCGAGGTCACCAAGGCGGTCGCCGAACAGGCCGGGCGGATCATCCACTCGTCCACGCTCTATCTCAACCGCCCCATGGTGGAGTTCGCCGAACGCGTCGCGCATCTCTCCGGCATCCCGGACGCGCGGGTCTTCGTCACCACCTCCGGCACCGAGGCCAACGACACGGCCCTGCTGCTCGCCACCGCGTACCGCCGCTCCAACCAGATCCTGGCGATGCGCAACAGCTACCACGGCCGGTCCTTCTCCGCCGTCTCCATCACCGGCAACAGCGGCTGGTCACCGACCAGTCTCTCGCCGCTCCAGACCCTGTACGTGCACGGCGGCGTGCGCAGCCGGGGCCCGTACGCGCACCTGTCCGACGGCGAGTTCGTCGCGGCCTGCGTCGCCGATCTGGAGGACCTGCTCGGGCACACGCGTACGCCCGCCGCGCTGATCGCCGAACCGGTGCAGGGCGTCGGCGGTTTCACCTCACCGCCGGACGGGCTGTACGCCGCGTTCCGCGAAGTCCTCGACCGGCACGGCATCCTGTGGATCAGCGACGAGGTGCAGACCGGCTGGGGCCGTACCGGCGACCACTTCTGGGGCTGGCAGGCGCACGCCGAGAACGGCCCGCCGGACATCCTCACCTTCGCCAAGGGCATCGGCAACGGCATGTCCATCGGCGGTGTCGTCGCCCGCGCCGAGATCATGAACTGCCTCGACACCAACTCCATCTCGACCTTCGGCGGCAGCCCGGTCACGATGGCGGCGGGTGTCGCCAACCTCGCGTACCTCCTGGAGCACGACCTCCAGGGCAACGCGCGCCGTGTCGGCGGCCTGCTCATCGAGCGGCTGCGTGCCGTGGGGGCCGCCGTACCCGCCGTACGGGAGGTGCGCGGGCGCGGGCTGATGATCGGCGTCGAACTGGTCAGGCCCGGCACCGACGAGGCGAGTCCGGAAGCCGCGGCGGCGGTGACGGAGGCGGCCCGCGAGGGCGGCCTGCTCATCGGCAAGGGCGGCGGGCACGACAGCAGTGTGCTGCGTATCGCCCCGCCGCTCTCCCTCACGGTCGCCGAGGCCGAGGAGGGCGCGGCCATCCTCGAACGCGCCCTGCGCACCCTCTAG